In uncultured Cohaesibacter sp., a genomic segment contains:
- a CDS encoding uroporphyrinogen-III synthase produces MKILVTRPEVDQQQTLAALQALGIETLSSPVMEIVPLAFDLPDDPWQGIIVTSRNGLRMLAEEQIASLRYFPLYCVGKRTGELAKRLGFEVTLPIAATVAELGALLVERLDPHKGPVLYLAGRDRAGSLEDVLKLSGFTVTLREIYQGKPSQTLSGEAEEALRTGHLDAILLYSERSSRLLLSLIEKAGLSDRLEKVVFYCLSPAVALPLEGLGYPLVVADAPNERSLLECVQNGHN; encoded by the coding sequence TTGAAAATTCTGGTCACACGGCCTGAAGTTGATCAGCAGCAAACCCTTGCAGCTCTGCAAGCGCTAGGGATAGAGACGCTTTCCTCTCCTGTCATGGAGATTGTTCCCCTTGCTTTCGATCTGCCCGATGACCCGTGGCAAGGCATCATTGTCACCTCGCGCAATGGGCTGCGCATGCTGGCTGAGGAACAGATCGCCAGTTTGAGGTATTTTCCGCTCTATTGCGTGGGCAAGCGCACCGGTGAACTGGCCAAAAGGCTCGGTTTTGAGGTTACCTTACCGATTGCCGCGACTGTTGCCGAGCTTGGCGCATTGCTTGTTGAGCGGCTGGACCCGCATAAGGGGCCTGTGCTCTATCTGGCTGGCAGGGATCGGGCGGGTTCTCTGGAGGATGTGCTCAAGCTATCGGGTTTTACGGTCACCTTGCGGGAAATTTACCAAGGCAAGCCCAGCCAGACGCTAAGCGGCGAGGCTGAAGAGGCTCTGCGCACAGGTCATTTGGACGCTATTTTGCTTTATTCGGAACGTAGCAGTCGCTTGTTGCTCTCCCTGATTGAAAAAGCCGGTCTGTCTGATCGGCTGGAAAAAGTCGTTTTCTATTGCCTTTCTCCCGCGGTTGCGCTTCCATTGGAGGGTCTGGGCTATCCTTTGGTTGTGGCTGACGCACCAAATGAGCGATCTTTGCTTGAATGCGTGCAAAATGGCCATAACTAA
- a CDS encoding EVE domain-containing protein, with the protein MAYWLFKSEPNTWGWEQQMAKGEQGEQWDGVRNYQARNNMRKMKLGEKGFFYHSVNEKQIVGIVEVSAEAHPDSTDDSGKWECVDIRAVEPVKTPVTLEDCKNHPELGNMVLVNNSRLSVQPVTEEEWIFVCAMAGVTP; encoded by the coding sequence ATGGCTTACTGGCTTTTCAAATCCGAGCCCAACACATGGGGCTGGGAGCAGCAGATGGCAAAAGGCGAGCAAGGCGAACAATGGGATGGCGTGCGCAACTATCAGGCACGCAACAATATGCGCAAGATGAAGCTGGGCGAGAAAGGCTTCTTCTACCACTCGGTCAATGAGAAGCAGATTGTCGGGATTGTCGAGGTTTCAGCCGAAGCGCATCCGGACAGCACCGATGACAGCGGCAAGTGGGAATGCGTCGACATCAGGGCCGTCGAACCGGTCAAGACACCGGTGACCCTTGAAGATTGCAAGAACCACCCCGAGCTTGGCAACATGGTGCTGGTCAACAATTCCCGCCTCTCGGTTCAGCCGGTAACGGAAGAGGAATGGATATTCGTCTGCGCCATGGCTGGCGTCACGCCCTGA
- a CDS encoding heme biosynthesis HemY N-terminal domain-containing protein, producing the protein MIKALIFFAVLLAIAFGGAWLADRPGEIIINWPWLDMGFEVSLLMGFLLIVAAMGIAVVLWIVVRSIWNSPRSVTGFFSSRRRDKGYKALSTGMIAVGVGDLVLARKQAAKARKLLGQEPMTLMLEAQTAQLAGDPTKARQSFEAMLDTDETRALGRRGLYIEAQRRGDLEEALQMAKAASDESKKAPGWAGTALFDMQTAAEDWQGALVTLSQNFTNKHIAKDEFRRHRAVILTAQAMALEGQDGGDAAIRPLLSEACKLAPGLVAAVTMQARLLNDARDYRKASKLVEAAWRIEPHPELAQAYAYIKAGDTALDRLKRIRVLFGLMPDHVEAKLAMARAFIDAREWAEARSLLEPMAESQLTPRICMLMAELEEGEKNDFGLVRQWLARAVGAHRDPAWTADGQVSDSWQPISPVTGKIDAYEWKVPVREAAHAEQPVLDSRDLEEDVSEEDMVLIPSSHDASQEKATAFDVSDDDIEEIDPDADETQDKPEEDAELEVAAKSEEKPDLTADGDASEKSSEISGPEPVASASEETPEVNKRPAAAAQKPHEPEVEPEVASGVKSAEDASSKIEIEKPKEVEFPMPFPPDDPGPKKDEASRRGEKRFKLF; encoded by the coding sequence ATGATTAAAGCACTCATCTTTTTTGCCGTCTTGTTGGCCATCGCCTTTGGCGGTGCCTGGCTGGCTGATCGTCCCGGCGAAATCATCATCAATTGGCCATGGCTGGATATGGGCTTCGAGGTTTCCCTGCTCATGGGCTTCCTGCTCATCGTGGCGGCAATGGGAATTGCCGTGGTCTTGTGGATCGTTGTTCGCAGCATCTGGAATTCACCGCGCTCGGTTACCGGATTTTTCTCTTCTCGCCGTCGTGACAAGGGCTACAAGGCCCTGTCAACGGGGATGATTGCGGTCGGTGTCGGTGATCTGGTGCTGGCTCGCAAACAGGCTGCCAAGGCGCGCAAGCTGCTGGGGCAGGAGCCGATGACGCTGATGCTGGAAGCGCAAACCGCCCAGCTGGCCGGAGATCCGACCAAAGCGCGGCAGAGCTTTGAAGCGATGCTGGACACGGACGAGACGCGGGCGCTTGGTCGCCGTGGTCTCTATATCGAGGCGCAGCGGCGCGGTGATCTGGAGGAAGCCCTGCAGATGGCCAAGGCTGCGAGCGATGAAAGCAAGAAAGCGCCCGGCTGGGCCGGTACCGCTTTGTTCGACATGCAGACCGCAGCAGAAGACTGGCAGGGGGCGCTTGTCACCCTGTCGCAGAATTTCACCAACAAGCATATCGCAAAGGATGAATTCCGCCGTCATCGCGCCGTGATCCTGACCGCTCAGGCGATGGCTCTGGAAGGGCAGGACGGTGGGGATGCTGCCATACGGCCGCTGTTGAGCGAGGCTTGCAAGCTGGCTCCCGGTCTTGTTGCTGCCGTGACCATGCAGGCGCGTCTGCTCAATGACGCAAGGGACTATCGCAAGGCTTCCAAGCTGGTGGAAGCGGCATGGCGCATCGAGCCACATCCGGAACTGGCGCAGGCTTATGCCTATATCAAGGCTGGCGACACAGCGCTCGACCGCCTCAAGCGCATCCGCGTTCTGTTCGGCCTGATGCCCGATCATGTGGAAGCGAAGCTTGCCATGGCGCGTGCCTTCATCGATGCCCGCGAATGGGCCGAGGCGCGCAGCCTGCTTGAGCCAATGGCCGAAAGCCAGCTGACGCCGCGTATCTGCATGCTGATGGCCGAGCTGGAAGAGGGCGAGAAGAATGATTTCGGTCTTGTTCGCCAATGGCTGGCAAGGGCTGTCGGGGCGCATCGTGATCCGGCTTGGACGGCGGATGGACAGGTCAGCGACAGCTGGCAACCAATTTCGCCGGTAACGGGCAAGATTGATGCCTATGAATGGAAAGTGCCGGTGCGTGAAGCCGCTCATGCGGAGCAGCCTGTTCTGGACAGTCGCGATCTGGAAGAGGATGTCTCTGAAGAGGATATGGTGCTCATTCCTTCTTCTCACGATGCCTCGCAAGAGAAGGCGACAGCTTTTGATGTCTCCGATGACGATATCGAGGAAATCGATCCCGATGCGGACGAAACGCAAGACAAGCCCGAGGAAGACGCCGAGCTTGAGGTTGCTGCGAAATCCGAGGAAAAGCCGGATCTGACGGCTGACGGGGACGCTTCTGAAAAATCGTCTGAAATTTCCGGGCCGGAGCCAGTCGCTTCAGCCTCGGAAGAGACGCCAGAGGTGAATAAAAGGCCGGCGGCTGCAGCCCAAAAGCCGCATGAGCCAGAGGTTGAGCCTGAAGTTGCGTCAGGGGTCAAGAGCGCGGAGGACGCATCCTCCAAGATCGAGATCGAAAAGCCAAAAGAGGTGGAATTTCCAATGCCCTTCCCGCCCGATGATCCGGGACCGAAGAAGGATGAGGCATCGCGCCGCGGGGAAAAGCGCTTCAAGCTATTCTGA
- the hemC gene encoding hydroxymethylbilane synthase codes for MQSKLIKIGTRGSKLALAQAYETRARLMASHGLAEDDFEIVVIKTSGDRILDRPLSEAGGKGLFTKEIEEALIEGRIDLAVHSSKDMPTFLPEGLELSCFLPREDVRDAFISRKYQSLAQMPAGAVVGTSSLRRQAMVKKLRPDLEVITYRGNVQRRLEKLDEGVADATLLACAGLKRLGDEAVITAPIAEEDFLPAVGQGAITIESRIGDETISALLAAIHHQPTALALACERAFLRVLDGSCRTPIAGLAKVEGDRLSFSGLVLMPDGSASYDIAAEGSADEAEAIGVDAANRLKAKAGEAFFAAVLAASQP; via the coding sequence ATGCAATCCAAACTCATCAAAATCGGCACCCGAGGCAGCAAACTGGCATTGGCACAGGCCTATGAGACCCGCGCTCGCCTGATGGCAAGCCATGGACTGGCCGAAGATGATTTCGAAATCGTGGTCATCAAGACAAGCGGTGACCGCATTCTCGACCGGCCCTTGTCGGAAGCGGGGGGCAAGGGGCTGTTCACCAAGGAGATCGAGGAGGCCCTGATCGAGGGGCGAATCGATCTTGCCGTGCATTCCTCCAAGGATATGCCGACTTTTCTGCCCGAGGGGCTGGAACTGAGCTGCTTTCTACCGCGCGAGGATGTGCGGGATGCCTTCATCTCGCGCAAATATCAAAGCCTTGCCCAGATGCCGGCCGGTGCCGTGGTGGGCACCTCATCCTTGCGTCGTCAGGCGATGGTCAAGAAGCTGCGTCCCGATCTTGAGGTGATCACCTATCGGGGCAATGTGCAGCGGCGGCTGGAAAAGCTGGATGAGGGGGTGGCCGATGCCACCTTGCTGGCCTGCGCGGGTTTGAAGCGTCTTGGCGACGAAGCGGTGATAACCGCACCGATCGCCGAGGAGGATTTCCTGCCTGCTGTCGGGCAGGGGGCCATTACCATTGAATCCCGTATCGGTGACGAAACGATCTCCGCTCTGCTGGCGGCAATCCATCATCAGCCGACGGCACTGGCACTGGCTTGTGAGCGGGCCTTCTTGCGGGTGCTGGATGGCTCCTGTCGCACACCGATTGCCGGTCTTGCAAAGGTGGAGGGGGATCGGCTGAGTTTTTCCGGCCTTGTGCTGATGCCCGACGGCAGCGCCTCTTACGACATTGCCGCCGAAGGATCGGCCGATGAGGCCGAAGCGATTGGCGTTGATGCTGCCAACAGGCTGAAAGCAAAAGCCGGAGAGGCTTTCTTCGCTGCCGTTCTGGCAGCCAGCCAGCCGTGA
- a CDS encoding NAD(P)H-dependent glycerol-3-phosphate dehydrogenase translates to MSEAKDNRIFQRVSVLGAGAWGTALALNAARAGRDVVLWGRDSKNLELISTKHQLPAYLPDITFDQPLETTIDITEAADADCILLVAPAQVTASIAETIGLYVRKGTPVVLAAKGLEKGTQRMMSEVLADYLPQATPAILSGPSFAADVARGLPTAVTIAAPSLPLADKLCATLSSQSFRPYASTDMIGVQLGGALKNILAIACGIVLGKQLGASAHAALMTRGFAEMQRLALKMGARADTLMGLSGFGDVALSCSNHQSRNFTFGYALGEGRALDDLMAPGAKLSEGAYSARVACELAALHGVELPVAQAVADVLEQKDTIDQAVLKLMSRPLRPESEVPFRPIS, encoded by the coding sequence ATGAGTGAGGCAAAAGACAACCGGATTTTTCAGCGCGTCTCGGTGCTTGGTGCAGGCGCATGGGGCACCGCCCTTGCCCTCAATGCAGCCCGCGCCGGACGCGATGTCGTGCTTTGGGGCCGCGACAGCAAGAATCTTGAGCTGATCAGCACGAAGCACCAGCTGCCAGCCTATCTGCCCGATATCACCTTCGATCAGCCGCTGGAAACCACCATCGACATCACCGAAGCGGCCGATGCCGACTGCATCCTGCTTGTCGCCCCGGCACAGGTCACCGCCAGCATCGCCGAAACCATCGGCCTCTATGTCAGAAAGGGCACCCCGGTGGTTCTGGCCGCAAAGGGGCTTGAAAAAGGCACCCAGCGGATGATGAGCGAAGTGTTGGCCGACTATCTGCCACAGGCGACCCCGGCCATCCTGTCCGGTCCTTCCTTTGCGGCTGATGTGGCCCGTGGCCTGCCCACTGCGGTCACCATCGCCGCCCCGTCCCTGCCGCTGGCCGACAAGCTTTGTGCCACCCTTTCCAGCCAGTCTTTCCGGCCCTATGCCAGCACCGACATGATTGGCGTCCAGCTTGGCGGGGCATTGAAGAATATTCTCGCCATTGCCTGCGGCATCGTTCTGGGCAAGCAGCTCGGAGCCAGCGCCCACGCCGCACTGATGACCCGTGGCTTTGCCGAAATGCAACGACTGGCCCTCAAGATGGGCGCGCGCGCCGACACATTGATGGGGCTTTCCGGCTTTGGCGATGTCGCCCTGTCCTGCTCCAACCACCAGAGCCGCAATTTCACCTTCGGCTATGCGCTGGGAGAAGGCCGGGCACTGGACGACCTGATGGCACCCGGGGCCAAACTCTCGGAAGGTGCCTATAGCGCCCGCGTGGCCTGTGAGCTGGCCGCTTTGCATGGCGTGGAGCTGCCCGTCGCTCAGGCCGTCGCCGATGTTCTGGAACAGAAGGACACGATCGATCAGGCCGTCCTCAAACTGATGAGCCGACCGCTGCGTCCTGAAAGCGAAGTTCCCTTCAGACCGATTTCTTAA
- a CDS encoding Ig-like domain repeat protein — protein sequence MSVSPTSATYGETVSLSLTLTGQKACTCGPVTFVVDGSDYATSGYITTSDSYSQTVEISDFPAGTHSVYAEFRPTGVNKESHSATYTITVSKADTTTTITVSDAGVSYGESTTLTASVARADSSITGGDDPSGSVTFYDASGEIGTASLSSGTASLSTSSLTKGIHSVYAVYNEDGGDSNYNDSTSSSTSITVGQVATSMTLSAASSTTTYGTTASITATVSASGGSSLTPSGSVSFRDDVSGSIIDLVTLSSGQATLNWAWLSVGTHNITATFIDADSNFGISTQSITVTVTLSDASITASASPSTIGYGESTTVTANVATVSGLSAPTGTITFSEGGTTFGTATLSSGSASLAISSLSVGSHTITVSYGGDSYYDAASTTVTVTVDKSNFPEITSLTPDSGPVTGGTEVVISGSEFATVSSVTFGGVAVSKLTVNSDSQVTVVTPAHQKGTVTVTIVNDFGSASLNAAYSYDDLDPTQDSTVRSIIRHQVQSVVDFGDNQMDSVQDRMMTLNECDMNAARKTDQGNGDAGSDGFCDLPDYDGGVTLTAPDGNSDLTATSTTQSGRIPALIGSKQSVKDRVANSWIDATSLHPKFWTSGTVTYGKDSSDEKSFHFTTTGVNLGADVKVSGRARMGVAIGFGNDRASIDDNGSSTRSQLYSAQLYSTYRLMNNSFIGLSGGYAGGTIWSKRYDSNADSIARGNRNSDSLFASVSLNHVMPFNHFQLTSYVKANIQKLWLDQYSESGAGSNNLSYNKMDATMPSLWVGGKLAYQTIDTPLGKLSSSINFRYSHIFDASYKQGMYWSTLPDTTYSLSDSITGQHQGRVGLQLSLKASEHVATNLGYEFAASEDSQSHSVKASFTYGF from the coding sequence TTGTCTGTCAGTCCGACAAGTGCCACCTATGGTGAAACGGTGAGCCTGAGCCTGACGCTTACCGGGCAGAAGGCCTGTACTTGTGGTCCTGTCACTTTTGTTGTCGATGGTTCGGATTATGCCACATCGGGCTATATCACCACCTCCGATTCCTATTCCCAGACCGTCGAAATTTCCGACTTTCCGGCGGGCACCCATTCCGTCTATGCCGAATTTCGCCCAACCGGCGTCAACAAGGAGAGCCACTCGGCGACTTACACGATAACGGTCTCCAAGGCAGATACCACGACGACAATTACGGTTTCCGATGCCGGTGTGTCCTATGGTGAGAGCACAACACTGACCGCATCTGTCGCCAGAGCGGATTCTTCCATCACCGGAGGGGATGATCCTTCGGGCTCCGTTACCTTCTATGATGCAAGCGGAGAAATCGGTACGGCAAGTCTGAGCAGTGGCACGGCAAGCCTGTCAACGTCATCCCTGACCAAAGGAATCCATTCGGTTTATGCGGTCTATAATGAGGATGGGGGGGATAGCAATTACAATGACAGCACCTCTTCCAGTACATCGATTACGGTAGGCCAGGTGGCCACTTCAATGACCCTGAGCGCCGCAAGCTCGACCACAACCTACGGCACGACCGCCAGCATAACGGCAACTGTTTCCGCATCGGGAGGCTCCAGTCTCACGCCGAGTGGCAGCGTGTCATTCAGGGATGATGTGAGCGGGAGTATAATCGATTTGGTCACTCTTTCCTCCGGGCAGGCAACACTCAACTGGGCCTGGCTTTCCGTGGGAACCCATAACATCACGGCGACTTTCATCGACGCTGATAGCAATTTCGGGATTTCAACACAGAGCATAACCGTTACGGTCACGCTCAGTGACGCATCCATTACCGCGTCGGCTTCACCCTCCACCATTGGTTATGGCGAATCCACGACGGTAACGGCGAATGTGGCCACAGTATCTGGTCTGAGTGCTCCTACGGGTACGATCACCTTTTCCGAAGGTGGCACGACTTTCGGCACAGCAACCCTGTCAAGCGGTTCGGCGAGTCTTGCCATTTCCTCCCTGTCCGTTGGTAGCCACACCATCACCGTATCCTATGGTGGCGACAGCTATTATGATGCCGCCTCGACGACGGTTACGGTCACGGTTGATAAATCCAATTTCCCTGAAATTACGTCACTGACGCCGGATAGCGGGCCTGTCACAGGCGGTACGGAAGTGGTGATCAGCGGCAGCGAGTTTGCAACGGTCTCCAGCGTCACCTTCGGTGGCGTCGCTGTCAGCAAACTGACGGTGAATAGTGACAGCCAGGTTACCGTGGTGACCCCGGCGCACCAGAAAGGCACTGTCACGGTGACCATTGTCAACGACTTTGGTTCGGCCAGCCTGAATGCTGCCTACAGCTATGATGATCTGGATCCGACACAGGATAGCACCGTGCGTTCCATCATCCGCCATCAGGTTCAGTCGGTTGTCGATTTTGGTGACAACCAGATGGACAGCGTTCAGGACCGGATGATGACGCTCAACGAATGCGACATGAATGCCGCTCGCAAGACAGATCAAGGCAATGGCGATGCTGGTTCAGACGGTTTCTGCGACTTGCCGGATTATGACGGTGGCGTCACATTGACCGCGCCTGATGGCAACAGCGACCTGACTGCGACTTCCACAACCCAGTCTGGCCGCATACCGGCTCTCATCGGGTCCAAGCAATCGGTCAAGGACAGGGTTGCCAATAGCTGGATTGATGCGACATCCCTGCATCCCAAATTCTGGACATCCGGTACGGTCACCTATGGCAAAGACAGTTCTGATGAAAAGTCTTTCCATTTCACCACCACGGGCGTCAATCTCGGGGCAGATGTCAAGGTTTCTGGGCGCGCCAGAATGGGGGTTGCGATCGGCTTTGGCAATGACAGGGCTTCGATCGACGATAATGGCTCCAGCACGCGCAGCCAGCTCTATTCGGCCCAGCTTTATTCAACCTATCGGCTGATGAATAACAGCTTCATTGGTCTGAGCGGTGGCTATGCCGGGGGCACGATCTGGTCGAAACGCTATGACAGCAATGCCGATAGCATCGCCAGAGGCAATCGCAACAGTGACAGTCTGTTTGCCAGCGTTAGCCTCAATCATGTCATGCCATTCAACCATTTCCAGCTGACATCCTATGTGAAGGCCAATATTCAGAAGCTCTGGCTCGACCAATATAGTGAAAGCGGTGCTGGCAGCAACAATCTGTCCTATAACAAGATGGATGCAACGATGCCCTCGCTGTGGGTCGGCGGCAAGCTCGCCTATCAGACGATCGACACGCCTTTGGGTAAATTGAGTTCCAGCATCAATTTCAGATATTCCCATATCTTTGATGCCAGCTACAAACAGGGCATGTATTGGTCAACGCTGCCGGACACGACCTACTCATTGTCGGATTCCATCACGGGCCAGCATCAGGGCCGGGTGGGCTTGCAATTGTCGCTCAAGGCGAGCGAGCATGTTGCTACCAATCTGGGTTATGAATTTGCTGCCTCGGAAGACAGCCAATCGCACAGCGTGAAAGCCAGCTTCACCTATGGATTCTGA
- the tsaD gene encoding tRNA (adenosine(37)-N6)-threonylcarbamoyltransferase complex transferase subunit TsaD: MIVLGIETSCDETAAAVVRRYDETTDAERSGQGEILSNVVLSQIEDHAAYGGVVPEIAARAHVEALDGIIKAAMAEAGVTFDQLDAVAATSGPGLIGGVLIGLMSAKAIAAAHDLPLVAVNHLEGHALTARLTNNAPFPHLILLVSGGHSQILLVKGVGDYERWGTTIDDALGEAFDKTAKLLGLPYPGGPEVEKAALSGDSKRFALPRSMKGRDGYDFSFSGLKSAVRREAEKIAPLSDQDIADLCASFQAAICDILADRIDKALLAFKDRFPDNKHPQLIVAGGVAANKAIRATLDHVLAKRGAELVAPPIRLCTDNGVMIAWAGAERFALGISDPLDVKARPRWPLDGDAEAKIGAGRKGAKA; encoded by the coding sequence ATGATCGTTTTAGGCATAGAAACAAGTTGTGACGAAACCGCAGCCGCTGTGGTTAGACGATATGATGAGACAACGGACGCAGAGCGAAGCGGTCAGGGCGAAATTCTCTCCAATGTGGTTTTGAGCCAGATAGAAGACCACGCAGCCTATGGCGGTGTCGTGCCGGAAATCGCTGCACGCGCCCATGTCGAAGCGCTTGATGGCATCATCAAGGCGGCCATGGCAGAAGCGGGTGTGACATTCGACCAGCTCGACGCGGTGGCAGCCACCTCCGGTCCGGGCCTCATTGGCGGCGTCCTCATCGGCCTGATGAGTGCCAAGGCCATTGCCGCCGCCCATGATCTGCCGCTGGTCGCGGTCAACCATCTCGAAGGCCATGCGCTGACGGCGCGTCTGACCAACAATGCCCCCTTCCCCCACCTCATCCTGCTCGTCTCCGGCGGCCACAGCCAGATCCTGCTGGTCAAGGGCGTGGGAGACTATGAGCGCTGGGGCACCACCATCGACGACGCACTGGGCGAAGCCTTTGACAAAACCGCCAAGCTGCTCGGCCTGCCCTATCCCGGCGGCCCCGAGGTGGAGAAGGCAGCCCTTTCAGGCGACAGCAAGCGCTTTGCCCTGCCCCGCTCCATGAAAGGGCGCGATGGCTATGATTTTTCCTTCTCCGGCCTCAAGAGCGCCGTGCGCCGTGAAGCCGAGAAGATCGCCCCACTGAGCGATCAGGATATCGCCGACCTGTGCGCCTCCTTTCAGGCTGCCATTTGCGACATTCTGGCCGACCGCATCGACAAGGCGCTTCTCGCCTTCAAGGACCGTTTCCCGGACAACAAACACCCCCAGCTGATTGTTGCTGGCGGCGTTGCAGCCAACAAGGCCATTCGCGCCACGCTCGATCATGTGCTGGCAAAACGCGGGGCCGAACTTGTGGCACCGCCAATCCGGCTTTGCACCGACAATGGCGTCATGATCGCCTGGGCCGGAGCAGAAAGATTTGCCCTCGGTATCAGTGATCCCCTCGATGTCAAGGCACGCCCGCGCTGGCCGCTCGATGGCGACGCCGAAGCCAAGATCGGGGCAGGCAGAAAAGGAGCCAAGGCATGA
- a CDS encoding sulfotransferase domain-containing protein, which yields MKIDAEGFNDWDEVDSWHIVSYPRSGNHAVRAILEYVTERPTLPSLEARKLDIPIYLRKPNQLENFIKVTNDHPIGYKSHFLLEFLQNEEISKRNSGIILITRDPLEAIVSHLYPDYERAKSLHALKSFLFLSKKRTYLDDGLWSEKIRSSVNIYLSCVFAYRTMKGRPRIHIQFENLVKDPAFFVNSLIEKMKIDKKLSDFEVEKVLSLSKDSLDRKGHRPQNPVLREKLLELTSKYISYDQVFELLRD from the coding sequence ATGAAAATAGATGCTGAGGGATTTAATGATTGGGATGAAGTTGATAGCTGGCATATCGTATCGTACCCCAGAAGCGGTAATCATGCTGTTCGGGCAATTCTTGAGTATGTCACAGAAAGACCTACATTGCCTTCATTGGAGGCGAGAAAGCTTGATATTCCTATTTACTTAAGGAAACCTAACCAATTAGAAAATTTTATAAAGGTAACTAATGATCACCCAATTGGATACAAATCTCACTTTTTGCTTGAATTCTTGCAGAATGAAGAAATTTCTAAACGAAATTCTGGTATTATACTTATAACTAGAGATCCTTTAGAGGCGATTGTATCTCATCTTTATCCGGACTATGAGAGAGCCAAGTCTCTTCATGCCCTGAAGTCATTTTTATTTCTTTCTAAGAAGAGAACCTACCTTGATGATGGTCTATGGTCAGAAAAAATTCGATCTTCAGTTAACATATACCTGTCTTGTGTTTTTGCTTACCGTACTATGAAGGGGCGTCCAAGAATTCATATTCAGTTTGAGAACTTGGTTAAAGATCCAGCCTTCTTTGTAAATAGTCTGATCGAAAAAATGAAGATAGATAAGAAGCTCTCGGATTTTGAAGTTGAGAAAGTTCTGTCTTTGTCGAAAGATAGTCTGGATAGAAAAGGTCATAGACCACAGAACCCTGTTCTTCGGGAAAAACTGCTTGAATTGACAAGTAAGTATATTAGTTATGATCAAGTTTTTGAGTTGTTGCGGGATTAA
- a CDS encoding winged helix-turn-helix domain-containing protein, with protein MIDAIIVSSELKNFTSMISYLEQHDVHVACMETSAHLERILSLAPKDLPSLAIIDGEMSNNRASELTARIRKKSDIGIVLLSTLQESKYRIQAFQAGADIYLDTNAPFEEIFVASSNLAERITLCRERAAPSSLWLLNRFDWKLISPANIDVCLTAMEFAFLKILVNRNGVECSRTDLIAQLSRPRTNWGDQHLDAVVSRLRRKVQKRAKEKLPVKMVYGKGYIFTAPCQFMDADLDQTVI; from the coding sequence ATGATTGATGCCATAATTGTAAGTAGCGAGCTGAAAAACTTCACAAGTATGATCAGCTATCTCGAACAACATGACGTTCATGTTGCTTGCATGGAAACATCAGCCCACCTTGAACGCATTCTCAGTCTGGCGCCAAAGGATCTGCCGTCCCTCGCAATCATCGATGGAGAAATGAGCAACAACAGGGCATCGGAACTGACGGCACGAATTCGCAAGAAATCCGACATTGGTATCGTCCTGCTCAGCACCCTTCAGGAATCGAAATATCGCATTCAGGCCTTTCAGGCGGGCGCTGACATCTATCTGGATACAAACGCACCCTTTGAGGAAATCTTTGTCGCCAGCTCCAATCTCGCAGAGCGTATCACGCTCTGTCGCGAAAGGGCGGCCCCCTCAAGTCTGTGGTTGCTGAACAGGTTTGACTGGAAGCTGATCAGTCCCGCCAATATCGATGTTTGTTTGACGGCGATGGAATTCGCCTTCCTGAAAATTCTGGTGAACCGGAATGGTGTGGAATGCAGCAGAACGGACCTGATCGCTCAGCTTTCCCGCCCGAGAACCAACTGGGGCGATCAGCATCTGGATGCGGTTGTCAGCCGATTGCGAAGAAAGGTCCAGAAGAGGGCAAAAGAAAAACTGCCGGTCAAGATGGTATATGGCAAGGGCTATATTTTCACAGCCCCCTGTCAGTTCATGGATGCCGATCTTGACCAGACTGTCATCTAG
- a CDS encoding YciI family protein, whose translation MYFIVNCKDKPGALEIRKANRDAHLEFAHANADVIKVGGPVLSDEGEMIGSCLICEVEDKAALDAFLAQDPYAKAGLFESVTSQPWKWVLGKPE comes from the coding sequence ATGTATTTCATCGTAAACTGCAAAGACAAGCCAGGCGCACTGGAAATCCGCAAGGCCAACCGTGATGCCCATCTCGAATTCGCACATGCCAATGCGGATGTCATCAAGGTCGGCGGCCCTGTCCTGTCTGACGAAGGCGAAATGATCGGTTCCTGCCTCATTTGTGAAGTGGAAGACAAGGCAGCCCTTGACGCCTTTCTGGCTCAGGATCCTTATGCAAAGGCCGGCCTTTTCGAATCCGTCACCTCCCAGCCCTGGAAATGGGTTCTGGGCAAGCCGGAATAA